One window of the Solanum stenotomum isolate F172 chromosome 11, ASM1918654v1, whole genome shotgun sequence genome contains the following:
- the LOC125845933 gene encoding uncharacterized protein LOC125845933: MKEKCEQFKIVHHNSTPYRQKANGVVEAANKNIKKILRKMVQGTRQWHEKLRFAFLRYRTTVRTSIGATPYLLVYGTEAVIPLEVENPSLRIIVEAEIEDTKWVKTRLEQLTLIDEKGLTAVCFGQLYQQRTARACNKKVHPRQFEVGQLVLKRILPHQEDAKGKFAPNWQGPYLIKEVLSKGALYLTDVEGKIAGIIVNANTVKRYYI, encoded by the coding sequence ATGAAAGAGAAATGTGAGCAGTTCAAAATTGTGCATCACAATTCTACTCCATACAGACAAAAGGCCAACGGAGTTGTGGAGGCAGCcaacaagaatataaaaaagattCTCAGGAAAATGGTTCAAGGCACTAGACAATGGCATGAGAAGCTGCGTTTTGCCTTTTTAAGATATCGCACAACAGTGCGCACCTCGATTGGTGCAACTCCTTATTTGCTGGTGTATGGGACTGAGGCTGTGATACCTTTGGAAGTCGAAAATCCATCTCTTCGAATTATTGTCGAGGCTGAAATTGAAGATACTAAATGGGTCAAAACTCGACTAGAGCAACTCACATTAATAGATGAGAAGGGATTGACAGCCGTCTGTTTTGGTCAGCTTTATCAGCAAAGGACGGCTCGTGCATGCAATAAGAAGGTGCACCCAAGACAATTTGAAGTAGGTCAACTGGTCTTAAAACGCATTCTCCCGCACCAAGAAGATGCCAAGGGAAAGTTTGCCCCAAATTGGCAAGGTCCATATCTTATCAAGGAAGTGTTGTCCAAAGGAGCCTTGTATCTTACTGATgtggagggaaaaatcgcagGCATAATTGTTAATGCGAACACAGTCAAAAGATACTACATCTAA